A genomic segment from Acidobacteriota bacterium encodes:
- a CDS encoding RDD family protein has protein sequence MNCPHCLVIEIDATGSCPRCGHRIAVETPEPGPADPGAPPADGADAGREEQEDVPEPGDADGPGISAAEEIPGWRKELSERLRAIKQKKEAAASATPVRSPLDPAGAPGGPSPDAAAAALRAEIMERMKARKPAPRPPAPVPLQKKLEPLKAVPPAPADPRKIRSLIDTAVSRKPAGPASPGPLPVPPAPPRAVYEPAAAAGEFEDSEGKLILLSRTLSGLVDLICIVTCVGVMVFAADGLTGAIMMDAVSVVHFSGLFLLAYFVYSIFFLFASSQTIGMMITDLRVVGRDGERPSKGQFFGRCGGYLLSLFGIGLGLLWALASRDNLCLHDRISGTRVVRN, from the coding sequence CGCGCTGCGGCCACCGTATCGCGGTGGAGACCCCGGAGCCCGGGCCGGCCGATCCCGGCGCGCCCCCGGCCGACGGCGCCGATGCCGGCCGGGAGGAGCAGGAGGATGTGCCGGAGCCCGGGGATGCGGACGGCCCGGGGATCTCCGCGGCGGAGGAGATCCCCGGTTGGCGCAAGGAGCTTTCCGAGCGCCTGCGCGCCATCAAGCAGAAAAAGGAGGCGGCCGCGTCGGCCACCCCGGTCCGTTCCCCCCTGGATCCGGCCGGGGCGCCCGGGGGCCCGTCCCCCGACGCCGCCGCCGCCGCGTTGCGGGCCGAGATCATGGAGCGGATGAAGGCGCGCAAACCAGCCCCCCGGCCGCCGGCCCCCGTCCCGTTGCAGAAAAAGCTCGAGCCCCTGAAGGCGGTGCCGCCGGCCCCCGCGGATCCCCGAAAGATCCGGAGTCTTATCGATACGGCCGTTTCCCGCAAGCCGGCCGGTCCGGCGTCCCCCGGTCCGCTCCCCGTTCCTCCCGCACCACCCCGGGCCGTTTATGAGCCGGCGGCCGCCGCGGGGGAGTTCGAGGATTCGGAAGGAAAGCTGATCCTCCTCTCCCGGACCCTGTCCGGGCTGGTGGACCTGATCTGCATCGTGACCTGTGTCGGGGTAATGGTGTTCGCCGCGGACGGCCTTACGGGCGCCATCATGATGGACGCCGTGAGCGTCGTCCACTTCTCGGGCCTTTTCCTGCTGGCCTATTTCGTCTATTCCATTTTCTTCCTCTTCGCCTCCAGCCAGACGATCGGAATGATGATCACGGACCTGCGCGTGGTGGGGAGGGACGGGGAACGGCCATCGAAGGGGCAGTTTTTCGGCCGGTGCGGCGGTTATCTGTTGTCCCTGTTCGGGATCGGACTCGGGCTGTTGTGGGCCCTGGCGAGCCGCGACAACCTTTGCCTGCACGACCGGATCTCCGGGACCCGCGTCGTCCGGAACTGA